Proteins co-encoded in one Lysobacter solisilvae genomic window:
- a CDS encoding valine--tRNA ligase — protein MTSLSSSYDPTQFETRLYQQWESSGAFKPRGEGEPYTILLPPPNVTGTLHMGHAFQHTLQDALVRYHRMRGFDALWQMGTDHAGIATEMVVARNLGQEGLTRDGLGREGFIGKVWEWKQQSGDTIERQMRRLGTSGDWSRSVFTMDPMAAQAVIEAFVKLHEQGLIYRGQRLVNWDPVLKTAISDLEVVNEEEDGHLWSISYPLVDGALADGSAFLTVATTRPETMLGDTAVMVHPDDERYAHLIGRTVKLPLTDREIPVIADAYVDREFGTGVVKVTPAHDFNDYQVGQRHKLPMINIFTPDAVTNDSVPERYRGLDRYVARKAVLADLEAAGLLVETKPHKLQVPRGDRTGQVIEPYLTDQWFVKMDGFAQRGLELVETGKIQFVPPNWISTYRHWMENIQDWCISRQLWWGHRIPAWYDEAGNIYVGRDEQEARGKAAAAHGGQAPVLRQDNDVLETWFSSALWPFSTMGWPDATAMDARGFDRYVPSSVLVTGFDIIFFWVARMIFMTDHFTGRVPFKDVYITGLIRDSHGQKMSKSKGNVLDPIDIVDGITIEDLVAKRTTGLMKPTDAPKIEKATRKEFPEGIPAFGADALRFTIAALAGHGRDIKFDMGRAEGYKNFCNKLWNATRFVLMNTEGAQFAGAPQPRTDAERWILTQLDRAAAQAAEHFAAYRFDLLAQTLYEFAWNNFCDWFVELAKPALNGDDADAAQSTRHTLLHVLERLLALLHPLVPFVTEELWQAVAPRLGITGTTIMHQPYPQAGDLDTAAFAQAEADVEWLKTMVSELRRVRSELNVKPSAAVPLLVADANPADRERLARFDSQLRFLNKLQGIELLADVADAPASATAVVGDMKLLVPLEGLVDLSAERTRLDKEIKRVEGEIAKCQGKLASETFVNNAPAAVVEQERQRLVDWRTQREALQQQRAKLG, from the coding sequence ATGACCAGCCTGTCCTCCAGCTACGACCCCACCCAGTTCGAAACCCGCCTGTACCAGCAGTGGGAGAGCAGCGGCGCGTTCAAGCCGCGCGGCGAGGGCGAGCCGTACACCATCCTGCTGCCGCCGCCGAACGTCACCGGCACGCTGCACATGGGCCACGCCTTCCAGCACACCCTGCAGGACGCGCTGGTCCGCTACCACCGCATGCGCGGTTTCGATGCGCTCTGGCAGATGGGCACCGACCACGCCGGCATCGCGACCGAAATGGTGGTGGCGCGCAACCTCGGCCAGGAAGGCCTGACCCGCGACGGCTTGGGGCGCGAGGGCTTCATCGGCAAGGTCTGGGAGTGGAAGCAGCAGTCCGGCGACACCATCGAACGCCAGATGCGCCGCCTGGGCACGTCGGGCGACTGGAGCCGCAGCGTGTTCACGATGGACCCGATGGCGGCGCAGGCCGTCATCGAGGCCTTCGTGAAGCTGCACGAACAGGGCCTGATCTACCGCGGCCAGCGCCTGGTCAACTGGGATCCGGTCCTGAAGACCGCGATCTCCGACCTGGAGGTCGTCAACGAGGAAGAAGACGGCCACCTGTGGTCGATTTCCTATCCACTGGTCGACGGCGCGCTCGCCGACGGCAGTGCGTTCCTCACCGTCGCCACCACGCGTCCGGAAACCATGCTGGGCGACACCGCGGTCATGGTCCACCCCGACGACGAGCGCTACGCGCACCTGATCGGCAGGACGGTGAAGCTGCCGCTGACCGATCGCGAGATCCCGGTGATCGCCGATGCCTATGTCGACCGCGAGTTCGGCACCGGCGTGGTCAAGGTGACGCCGGCGCATGACTTCAACGACTACCAGGTCGGCCAGCGCCACAAGCTGCCGATGATCAACATCTTCACCCCCGACGCGGTGACGAACGATTCGGTGCCCGAGCGCTACCGCGGCCTGGACCGCTATGTCGCGCGCAAGGCGGTGCTCGCCGACCTGGAAGCGGCCGGCCTGCTGGTCGAAACCAAGCCGCACAAGCTGCAGGTGCCGCGCGGCGACCGCACCGGCCAGGTGATCGAGCCCTACCTGACCGACCAGTGGTTCGTGAAGATGGACGGCTTCGCACAGCGCGGCCTGGAGCTGGTCGAGACCGGCAAGATCCAGTTCGTGCCGCCCAACTGGATCAGCACCTACCGCCACTGGATGGAGAACATCCAGGACTGGTGCATCAGCCGCCAGCTCTGGTGGGGCCACCGCATTCCGGCGTGGTACGACGAGGCCGGCAACATCTACGTCGGGCGCGACGAGCAGGAAGCCCGGGGCAAGGCCGCGGCGGCCCACGGCGGGCAGGCGCCCGTGCTGCGCCAGGACAACGACGTGCTCGAGACCTGGTTCTCCTCCGCGCTGTGGCCCTTCAGCACGATGGGCTGGCCCGACGCGACCGCCATGGATGCGCGCGGGTTCGACCGCTACGTGCCGTCCTCGGTGCTGGTCACCGGCTTCGACATCATCTTCTTCTGGGTGGCGCGCATGATCTTCATGACCGACCACTTCACCGGCCGCGTGCCGTTCAAGGACGTCTACATCACCGGCCTGATCCGCGATTCGCACGGGCAGAAGATGTCCAAGTCGAAGGGCAACGTGCTCGATCCGATCGACATCGTCGATGGCATCACCATCGAGGACCTGGTGGCCAAGCGCACCACCGGCCTGATGAAGCCGACCGACGCGCCGAAGATCGAGAAGGCCACGCGCAAGGAGTTCCCCGAGGGCATTCCCGCCTTCGGCGCTGACGCGCTGCGCTTCACCATCGCCGCACTGGCCGGCCATGGGCGCGACATCAAGTTCGACATGGGCCGCGCCGAGGGCTACAAGAATTTCTGCAACAAGCTGTGGAACGCCACCCGCTTCGTGCTGATGAACACCGAGGGCGCGCAGTTTGCCGGCGCACCGCAGCCGCGCACCGATGCCGAGCGCTGGATCCTCACCCAGCTCGATCGCGCCGCCGCGCAGGCCGCCGAGCATTTCGCCGCCTACCGCTTCGACCTGCTGGCGCAGACACTGTACGAATTCGCCTGGAACAACTTCTGCGACTGGTTCGTCGAGCTGGCCAAGCCGGCCCTCAACGGCGATGACGCCGACGCGGCGCAGAGCACGCGCCACACCCTGCTCCATGTCCTGGAACGCCTGCTGGCGCTGCTGCATCCGCTGGTGCCCTTCGTGACCGAAGAGCTGTGGCAGGCGGTGGCCCCGCGCCTGGGCATCACCGGCACGACGATCATGCACCAGCCCTATCCGCAGGCCGGCGACCTCGACACCGCCGCCTTCGCGCAGGCCGAAGCCGACGTCGAGTGGCTCAAGACCATGGTCTCGGAACTGCGCCGCGTGCGCAGCGAACTGAACGTGAAGCCGTCGGCGGCGGTGCCGCTGCTGGTCGCCGACGCCAACCCGGCCGACCGCGAACGCCTGGCGCGCTTCGACTCCCAGCTGCGCTTCCTCAACAAACTGCAGGGCATCGAACTGCTGGCCGATGTCGCCGACGCACCGGCCTCGGCCACCGCCGTGGTGGGTGACATGAAGCTGCTGGTGCCGCTGGAAGGTCTGGTGGACCTGTCGGCCGAACGCACGCGCCTGGACAAGGAGATCAAGCGCGTGGAGGGCGAGATCGCCAAGTGCCAGGGCAAGCTGGCCAGCGAGACCTTCGTCAACAACGCACCCGCAGCCGTGGTGGAACAGGAGCGCCAGCGCCTGGTCGACTGGCGCACGCAGCGGGAAGCCTTGCAGCAGCAGCGCGCCAAGCTGGGTTGA
- a CDS encoding DNA polymerase III subunit chi, which produces MPRADFYLIAKDRFRAQPLRLVCELARKAHDAGLWTLVLARDAAQAEQIDDLLWDMGDEVYIPHQIAGADIDEEEAAVLIAAPDVDAPLRPLVINLRDAAVEGSFERVLEVVPADPEARGPLRERWKQYQARGLDVNKHDM; this is translated from the coding sequence ATGCCTCGCGCCGACTTCTACCTGATCGCCAAGGATCGCTTCCGCGCGCAGCCGCTGCGCCTGGTGTGCGAACTCGCGCGCAAGGCGCACGACGCCGGGTTGTGGACGCTGGTGCTGGCGCGCGACGCCGCGCAGGCCGAGCAGATCGACGACCTGCTGTGGGACATGGGCGACGAGGTCTACATCCCGCACCAGATCGCCGGCGCGGACATCGACGAGGAAGAAGCGGCCGTGCTGATCGCGGCACCGGACGTCGACGCACCGCTGCGGCCACTGGTGATCAACCTGCGCGACGCGGCGGTCGAAGGCAGCTTCGAGCGCGTGCTGGAAGTGGTCCCGGCCGATCCGGAGGCGCGCGGCCCGCTGCGCGAACGCTGGAAGCAGTACCAGGCCCGCGGCCTGGACGTGAACAAGCACGACATGTAG
- a CDS encoding leucyl aminopeptidase, whose amino-acid sequence MSLEFDLNHLAPATAQTDCIIVGAFADRSLTPSAQALDTASGGRLTALLERGDVSGKTGKTALLHDLAGVTAPRVLVVGLGDSAKFGVPQYIKAIGDAARALKVGPVTHALLTLSEVEVKGRDQAWNVRQAVIVSDHACYAYVATLGAKNKKRDETGLKSVTVLGHDAAALAHGKAIAAGVAFTRELGNLPPNICNPAYLAQQAQEFAGRFDKAECEVLDRAQMQELGMGSLLAVARGSANPPKLVVLKWNNGGDAKPYVLVGKGITFDTGGINLKTQGGIEEMKYDMCGAASVMGAFVAAVGMQLPINLVVIVPAVENMPDADSYRPSDVITSMSGKTIEVGNTDAEGRLILCDALTYAQRFEPAALVDVATLTGACVIALGKYASGLMTKDDDLAAELIAAGEHVFDRGWRLPLWDEYQSLLDSTFADVYNIGGRWAGAITAGCFLARFTEGQRWAHLDIAGVANDEGKRGLATGRPVGMLSQWLLDRV is encoded by the coding sequence ATGTCCCTCGAATTCGACCTGAACCACCTTGCGCCCGCGACCGCCCAGACCGATTGCATCATCGTCGGCGCCTTCGCCGACCGCAGCCTCACGCCCTCCGCGCAGGCCCTGGACACCGCCTCCGGTGGCCGCCTCACCGCGCTGCTGGAACGCGGCGACGTCAGCGGGAAGACCGGCAAGACGGCCCTGCTGCACGATCTGGCCGGGGTCACCGCGCCGCGCGTGCTGGTGGTCGGACTGGGGGATTCGGCCAAGTTCGGCGTGCCGCAGTACATCAAGGCCATCGGTGACGCCGCGCGCGCGCTGAAGGTGGGGCCGGTCACTCACGCGCTGCTCACACTGAGCGAGGTCGAGGTCAAGGGCCGCGACCAGGCGTGGAATGTGCGCCAGGCGGTGATCGTGTCCGACCACGCCTGCTATGCCTACGTCGCCACGCTCGGGGCAAAGAACAAGAAGCGCGACGAGACCGGGCTGAAGTCGGTCACCGTGCTCGGCCACGACGCCGCCGCCCTGGCCCATGGCAAGGCCATCGCCGCCGGCGTGGCCTTCACCCGCGAGCTGGGCAACCTGCCGCCCAACATCTGCAATCCGGCCTACCTGGCCCAGCAGGCGCAGGAGTTCGCCGGCCGCTTCGACAAGGCCGAATGCGAGGTGCTCGATCGCGCCCAGATGCAGGAACTGGGCATGGGCTCGCTGCTGGCCGTCGCCCGCGGCTCGGCCAATCCGCCCAAGCTGGTGGTCCTCAAGTGGAACAACGGCGGCGACGCCAAGCCCTATGTCCTGGTCGGCAAGGGCATCACCTTCGATACCGGCGGCATCAACCTGAAGACCCAGGGCGGCATCGAGGAAATGAAGTACGACATGTGCGGCGCCGCCAGCGTGATGGGCGCTTTCGTCGCCGCGGTCGGCATGCAGTTGCCGATCAACCTGGTGGTGATCGTGCCGGCCGTGGAGAACATGCCCGACGCCGACAGCTACCGTCCGTCCGACGTGATCACCTCGATGTCGGGCAAGACGATCGAAGTGGGCAACACCGACGCCGAAGGCCGCCTGATCCTGTGCGACGCGCTCACCTATGCGCAGCGCTTCGAGCCGGCCGCACTGGTCGACGTGGCCACCCTGACCGGCGCCTGCGTCATCGCGCTGGGCAAGTACGCCAGCGGCCTGATGACCAAGGACGACGACCTGGCCGCCGAACTGATCGCCGCCGGCGAGCACGTGTTCGATCGCGGCTGGCGCCTGCCGCTGTGGGACGAGTACCAGTCGCTGCTGGATTCGACCTTCGCCGACGTCTACAACATCGGCGGCCGCTGGGCCGGCGCCATCACCGCCGGCTGCTTCCTGGCCCGTTTCACCGAAGGCCAGCGCTGGGCGCACTTGGACATCGCCGGCGTCGCCAATGACGAAGGCAAGCGCGGACTGGCCACGGGCCGGCCGGTAGGCATGCTGAGCCAGTGGCTGCTGGATCGCGTCTGA
- a CDS encoding TMEM165/GDT1 family protein, protein MAELGDKTQLATLLFSAEGKVSPWKVFFAAGAALLVATAIGVIAGQALAKFVSPTALKIVAGAGFLIIGAWTLYSGLKPAA, encoded by the coding sequence CTGGCCGAACTCGGCGACAAGACGCAGCTGGCGACGCTGCTGTTCTCCGCCGAAGGCAAGGTCAGCCCGTGGAAGGTGTTCTTCGCGGCAGGCGCGGCGCTGCTGGTCGCCACCGCGATCGGCGTGATCGCCGGCCAGGCGCTGGCGAAGTTCGTCAGCCCGACGGCGCTGAAGATCGTGGCCGGGGCCGGCTTCCTGATCATCGGCGCGTGGACGCTGTACAGCGGACTCAAGCCTGCAGCCTGA
- a CDS encoding RDD family protein has product MTSDAPPAAPAAAADTPPEPLIAWRLLALFYDLWPALALWMLVSVVFTVGFTFLGHHDPRQNIPPFSLLAWLLWLACWVIAGLYATVSWRRGGQTLGMRPWRLRLVSRDAGVPAWSQLWTRYAVGTLSLLLGGLGFWWAWFTPAKSTWHDLASRTRLVRLPRR; this is encoded by the coding sequence ATGACCTCCGACGCCCCGCCCGCCGCGCCCGCCGCCGCCGCCGATACCCCGCCCGAGCCGCTCATCGCGTGGCGCCTGCTCGCGCTCTTCTACGATCTGTGGCCCGCGCTGGCGCTGTGGATGCTGGTCTCGGTGGTGTTCACCGTGGGCTTCACCTTCCTCGGGCATCACGACCCGCGCCAGAACATCCCGCCGTTCTCGCTACTGGCATGGCTGCTGTGGCTGGCGTGCTGGGTCATCGCCGGCCTGTACGCGACGGTGAGCTGGCGCCGCGGCGGCCAGACCCTGGGCATGCGTCCGTGGCGGCTGCGGCTGGTCTCGCGCGATGCGGGGGTGCCGGCGTGGTCCCAGTTGTGGACCCGTTACGCCGTGGGCACGTTGTCATTGCTGCTGGGTGGCCTCGGCTTCTGGTGGGCCTGGTTCACGCCTGCGAAGTCGACCTGGCACGACTTGGCCTCCCGCACGCGCCTGGTCCGCCTGCCCAGGCGCTGA
- a CDS encoding toll/interleukin-1 receptor domain-containing protein: MPTRFRAFLSYSHADAEWARWLLRRLETYRVPSRLVGTQGAHGQITARLGTFFRDRDELPSSGDLGSSIRGALDDSAALIVVCSPSAAQSRWVNAEVEAFRAGGRDDRVLCFVVAGEPGSADPAQQCFPPAALAPGSDGRPVEPLAADARREGDGRERAFLKLVAGLLGIGYDSLARREAQRRQRKWSMVAAASLAGMAMALALAATAWVARNDAQRRQAQAEDILGFMLGDLREKLTTVGRLDLMRSVDDKATGYFATLDPRDLSDRALEEQARSLTGIGEVRLGEGNHDAAMSAFREAHARSTALYQRAPDNGQRLFDLAQAEYWIGFVALEQGRHDDTGVWFRKYKDSALKLAAMDPDNFDWQREVAYGHHNLAVLDERLGRFADAEREMRAKRELYRKWLRQRPRDLKLRYEDANTAAWLGLMSARQGKLADAEGFYAQQVAGMSRNAAEDPANAEWKEVRIDALILLTDVQAQRGRLDQARASIATATPLAFALARQDPANNGWQVSPAICRWWQAQLAMTADAPAAGTLATEATAILTRAHRAEPRNERVLSWLVRARNLQAQLALAQGDAASAGRHLAAARTLIDPAWRAGHNEALRLWLARTWLLEGEVAQQQRQGADAAARWTRARKLLEDDAATGVPFSRLDPLVRVLHHLGEDVEATPHRQRLDAAGYIPMQPFPPAARVAAQ, encoded by the coding sequence ATGCCCACGCGTTTCCGCGCCTTCCTCAGCTACAGCCACGCCGATGCCGAATGGGCGCGCTGGCTGCTGCGCCGGCTGGAAACCTATCGCGTGCCATCGCGGCTGGTGGGCACGCAAGGCGCGCACGGCCAGATCACGGCCCGGCTGGGCACCTTCTTCCGCGATCGCGACGAGCTGCCCAGCTCCGGCGACCTGGGCAGCAGCATCCGCGGCGCGCTGGACGATTCGGCGGCGCTGATCGTCGTGTGTTCGCCCTCGGCGGCGCAATCGCGCTGGGTCAACGCGGAGGTCGAAGCCTTCCGCGCCGGCGGCCGCGACGATCGCGTGCTGTGCTTCGTCGTGGCCGGTGAACCCGGCAGCGCCGACCCCGCGCAGCAGTGCTTCCCGCCCGCGGCGCTGGCGCCCGGCAGCGATGGTCGTCCGGTCGAACCGCTGGCCGCCGATGCCCGCCGCGAGGGCGACGGCCGCGAACGCGCCTTCCTCAAGCTCGTCGCCGGCCTGCTCGGCATCGGCTACGACAGCCTTGCCCGTCGCGAGGCGCAACGGCGGCAGCGCAAGTGGTCGATGGTCGCCGCCGCGTCCCTGGCGGGCATGGCCATGGCCCTGGCCCTGGCCGCCACGGCCTGGGTCGCGCGCAACGACGCCCAGCGCCGGCAGGCGCAGGCCGAGGACATCCTGGGTTTCATGCTGGGCGACCTGCGCGAGAAGTTGACGACCGTGGGCCGGCTCGACCTCATGCGTTCGGTCGATGACAAGGCCACCGGCTACTTCGCCACGCTCGATCCCCGCGACCTCAGCGACCGCGCGCTGGAAGAGCAGGCCCGTTCGCTCACCGGCATCGGCGAAGTGCGGCTGGGAGAAGGCAACCACGACGCCGCCATGTCCGCCTTCCGCGAGGCGCACGCACGCAGCACCGCGCTGTACCAGCGCGCGCCGGACAACGGGCAGCGCCTGTTCGACCTGGCGCAGGCCGAATACTGGATCGGCTTCGTGGCCCTGGAGCAGGGCCGCCACGACGACACCGGCGTCTGGTTCCGCAAGTACAAGGACAGCGCGCTGAAGCTGGCGGCGATGGATCCGGACAACTTCGACTGGCAACGCGAAGTGGCCTATGGCCACCACAACCTGGCCGTGCTCGACGAGCGCCTGGGCCGGTTCGCGGACGCCGAACGCGAGATGCGCGCCAAGCGCGAGCTGTACCGCAAATGGCTGCGGCAGCGCCCGCGCGACCTGAAGCTGCGCTACGAGGACGCCAATACCGCGGCGTGGCTGGGCCTGATGTCGGCAAGACAGGGAAAGCTCGCGGACGCGGAGGGCTTCTATGCGCAGCAGGTGGCCGGCATGAGCCGCAACGCCGCCGAGGATCCGGCCAATGCCGAGTGGAAGGAAGTGCGGATCGATGCGCTGATCCTGCTCACGGATGTGCAGGCCCAGCGCGGTCGCCTGGACCAGGCGCGCGCCAGCATCGCAACCGCGACGCCGCTGGCGTTTGCCCTGGCACGGCAGGATCCGGCCAACAACGGCTGGCAGGTGTCACCCGCGATCTGCCGCTGGTGGCAAGCGCAGCTGGCGATGACGGCGGATGCACCGGCGGCCGGAACACTCGCGACGGAAGCCACCGCGATCCTCACCCGCGCGCACCGTGCCGAACCCAGGAACGAACGCGTGCTCAGCTGGCTGGTGCGCGCGCGCAACCTGCAGGCCCAGCTTGCGCTGGCCCAGGGCGACGCCGCCTCGGCCGGCAGGCACTTGGCCGCCGCGCGCACGCTGATCGACCCGGCATGGCGGGCCGGGCACAACGAAGCGCTGCGCCTGTGGCTGGCCCGGACCTGGCTGCTGGAGGGCGAGGTGGCGCAGCAGCAGCGCCAGGGCGCCGACGCCGCGGCCAGGTGGACCCGCGCCAGGAAACTGCTTGAAGACGATGCCGCCACCGGGGTTCCCTTCAGCCGGCTCGATCCGCTGGTGCGCGTCCTGCATCACCTGGGCGAGGACGTCGAGGCCACGCCACACCGGCAACGCCTCGACGCCGCCGGCTACATCCCGATGCAACCGTTTCCACCGGCGGCGCGCGTCGCCGCGCAATGA
- the lptF gene encoding LPS export ABC transporter permease LptF produces the protein MPKLDRYLFGEFLQATIAAGVVLMIVAFGGVFTKVLGDMASGRVPVGMLVPQLGLVMLNWLPLILPLALMIGLMLAMGRLYRDSEMPVIAAVGVGPRRLLKPLMLLVLPLVAVVAACSLWLGPLAERVSKEMVNSASRNLIVAGLQPGAFTEIPGGGGVIFVGNMSPDGSKFSRIFVYRQKKDRLDVTTSNDGEVSVDAKGERYLTLNNGFEVEGPLDGGLAYRLMSYKRNEIAMPAGGRKYDPNDPEMLSTLRLIGDKRIDANAQLHRRIAPPLLTLAFALMAIPLARSTPRQARYGRVMTGFLGYMIGMNLMLLGTKWLEQGKIAAPLGLWWLVLPLLAVALWLYFTDGRMRRPRAARA, from the coding sequence ATGCCCAAGCTTGATCGGTACCTGTTCGGCGAATTTCTCCAGGCCACCATCGCCGCGGGCGTGGTCCTGATGATCGTGGCCTTCGGTGGGGTCTTCACCAAGGTCCTGGGCGACATGGCATCGGGCCGGGTCCCGGTGGGCATGCTGGTGCCCCAGCTGGGCCTGGTGATGCTCAACTGGCTGCCCCTGATCCTCCCCCTGGCGCTGATGATCGGGCTGATGCTCGCCATGGGGCGCCTGTACCGGGATTCGGAAATGCCGGTCATCGCGGCCGTGGGCGTGGGCCCGCGCCGCCTGCTCAAGCCCCTGATGCTGCTGGTCCTGCCCCTGGTGGCGGTCGTCGCCGCCTGCTCGCTGTGGCTGGGGCCGCTGGCCGAGCGGGTCTCCAAGGAGATGGTGAATTCGGCCAGCCGCAACCTGATCGTGGCCGGGCTGCAGCCGGGCGCCTTCACCGAGATCCCCGGCGGCGGCGGCGTGATCTTCGTCGGCAACATGTCGCCCGACGGCAGCAAGTTCAGCCGGATCTTCGTTTACCGGCAGAAGAAGGACCGCCTGGACGTCACCACCTCCAACGACGGCGAGGTCTCGGTGGACGCCAAGGGCGAGCGCTACCTCACCCTCAACAACGGATTCGAGGTCGAAGGCCCGCTCGACGGCGGCCTGGCCTACCGCCTGATGAGCTACAAGCGCAACGAGATCGCCATGCCGGCGGGCGGGCGCAAGTACGACCCCAACGACCCGGAGATGCTCTCCACCCTGCGCCTGATCGGGGACAAGCGCATCGACGCCAACGCGCAGCTGCACCGCCGCATCGCACCGCCGCTGCTCACGCTCGCCTTCGCACTGATGGCCATCCCGCTGGCGCGCAGCACGCCCCGGCAGGCGCGCTACGGGCGTGTCATGACCGGCTTCCTGGGCTACATGATCGGCATGAACCTGATGCTGCTGGGCACCAAGTGGCTCGAGCAGGGCAAGATCGCCGCTCCGCTCGGCCTGTGGTGGCTGGTGCTGCCGCTGCTGGCCGTGGCGCTGTGGCTGTATTTCACCGACGGCCGCATGCGCCGTCCGCGCGCGGCGCGCGCCTGA